The following proteins are co-located in the Phocoena phocoena chromosome 1, mPhoPho1.1, whole genome shotgun sequence genome:
- the NAXE gene encoding NAD(P)H-hydrate epimerase has translation MSGLRALLGLGLLVAGPRLSLLRVQAGACRAGATWWGPQRLISGGRGDSEVMASSAVKYLSQEEAQAVDQELFNEYQFSVDQLMELAGLSCATAIAKAYPPTSLSRSPPTVLVICGPGNNGGDGLVCARHLKLFGYQPTIYYPKRPNKPLFTALVTQCQKMDIPFLGEMPPEPTLIDELYELVVDAIFGFSFKGDVREPFRSILSVLNGLTVPIASIDIPSGWDVEKGNSGGIQPDLLISLTAPKKSASQFTGRYHYLGGRFVPPALEKKYQLNLPPYPDTECVYRLQ, from the exons ATGTCCGGGCTGCGGGCGCTCCTGGGGCTCGGGCTGCTGGTTGCGGGCCCGCGCCTATCGCTCCTCAGAGTCCAGGCAGGCGCCTGTCGCGCGGGAGCCACCTGGTGGGGGCCGCAGCGGCTGATCTCGGGTGGCCGCGGGGACTCAGAGGTCATGGCGAGCTCAGCGGTGAAGTACCTGAG CCAGGAGGAGGCCCAGGCCGTGGACCAGGAGCTGTTTAACGAGTACCAGTTCAGCGTGGACCAACTTATGGAGCTGGCCGGGCTGAGCTGTGCCACAGCCATTGCCAAG GCATATCCTCCCACGTCCTTGTCCAGGAGCCCCCCTACTGTCCTGGTCATCTGTGGCCCCGGGAATAATGGAGGAGATGGCCTGGTCTGTGCTCGACACCTCAAACTCTTT GGCTACCAGCCAACCATCTATTATCCTAAAAGGCCTAACAAGCCACTCTTCACTGCACTGGTGACCCAGTGCCAGAAAATGGACATCCCTTTCCTTGGTGAAATGCCCCCAGAG CCCACGCTGATTGATGAACTATACGAGCTGGTGGTGGATGCCATCTTTGGCTTCAGCTTCAAGGGTGATGTTCGGGAGCCATTCCGCAGCATCCTGAGTGTCCTGAATGGACTCACTGTGCCCATTGCCAGCATCGACATTCCCTCAG GATGGGATGTGGAGAAGGGAAACTCTGGAGGGATCCAGCCAGACTTGCTTATCTCCCTGACGGCACCCAAAAAGTCTGCAAGCCAGTTTACTGGTCGCTACCACTACCTGGGGGGTCGTTTCGTGCCTCCTGCTCTGGAAAAGAAGTACCAGCTGAACCTACCACCCTACCCTGACACCGAGTGTGTCTATCGTCTGCAGTGA
- the LOC136130236 gene encoding G patch domain-containing protein 4 codes for MSITPEVKSRGMKFAEEQLLKHGWTRGKGLGRKENGITQALRVTLKQDTHGVGHDPAKEFTNYWWNDLFNKTAASLVVKTGQDGVQIRCLSKETTRHDPPKPNLLYQKFVKTATLTSSGEKPDKDLESCSDDNSQGSKPPKILTDEMMLQACEGRTAHKAARLGITMKAKLARLEAQEQAFLACLKGQDPGVPQLQSESKPPQKKKKKRKRKEEEEATATERNAEEYPEHTDQSVRKSKKKKRRHQEESVTDEREGTAVRHEEEETTGTSGLGELKNREQTDQSLRKRKKKRRQREEEDLNMEEAVVDGGTREAESRSCSDRKSRRSKKKRQRHQEEEDVLHVGDEGEEEGGRARIAESKAYTGSSGKGKKRQKQPEEERPGVHTDQRAKKKKQKKRN; via the exons ATGAGCATCACCCCAGAGGTCAAGAGTCGTGGGATGAAGTTTGCTGAGGAGCAGCTGCTAAAGCATGGATGGACTCGAG GCAAAGGCCTGGGCCGGAAGGAGAATGGCATCACCCAGGCCCTCAGGGTAACGCTGAAGCAGGACACTCATGGG GTGGGACACGACCCTGCCAAAGAGTTCACAAACTACTGGTGGAATGATCTCTTCAACAAGACTGCGGCCAGCTTGGTAGTGAAAACTGGGCAG GATGGCGTACAGATAAGGTGCCTGTCTAAGGAGACCACCCGTCATGATCCTCCCAAGCCCAACTTGCTGTATCAGAAGTTTGTGAAG ACGGCCACACTGACTTCAAGTGGGGAGAAGCCAGACAAGGACTTGGAAAGCTGCAGTGATGACAACAGCCAGGGGTCCAAGCCTCCAAAGAT TCTGACTGATGAGATGATGCTCCAAGCCTGTGAGGGGCGAACAGCACATAA GGCTGCCCGTCTTGGGATCACGATGAAGGCTAAGCTTGCTCGGTTAGAGGCCCAGGAGCAGGCCTTCCTGGCTTGTCTCAAAGGCCAGGACCCTGGGGTCCCTCAACTGCAGTCTGAGAGCAAgcccccacaaaaaaagaaaaagaaaaggaagcggaaagaggaggaagaggccacGGCAACTGAAAGGAATGCAGAAGAGTACCCAGAACACACTGACCAGAGTGTCAGgaaaagcaagaagaagaaaaggcgGCATCAAGAAGAAAGTGTCACAGATGAGAGAGAGGGAACAGCTGTAAGGCATGAGGAAGAAGAGACCACAGGAACAAGTGGGCTTGGGGAATTGaaaaacagagaacaaactgatCAGTCCctcaggaaaaggaagaagaagaggaggcagCGTGAGGAAGAAGACTTGAACATGGAGGAGGCTGTTGTAGATGGTGGGACCAGAGAAGCAGAAAGCAGATCATGCAGTGATCGGAAAAgtaggagaagcaagaagaaaagacagcgGCATCAGGAGGAGGAGGACGTCTTGCATGTAGGGgatgaaggagaggaggaaggtggCAGGGCTAGGATAGCAGAGAGCAAGGCATACACGGGCTCAAGTGGCAAAGGTAAGAAGAGGCAGAAGCAACCAGAGGAGGAAAGACCTGGAGTCCACACTGACCAGagagcaaaaaagaagaaacagaagaagagaaacTGA
- the HAPLN2 gene encoding hyaluronan and proteoglycan link protein 2 translates to MQGRISLPTLCHFLLPWAFTTFHRALGDSAPHPGPHYLLPPIHEVIHSRRGATTTLPCVLGAPPPSYKVRWSKVEPGELQETPILITNGLHARGYGPLGGRARMRRGHRLDASLVIAGVRLEDEGRYRCELINGIEDESVALTLRLEGVVFPYQPSRGRYQFNYYEAKQACEEQDGRLATYAQLYQAWTEGLDWCNAGWLLEGYVRYPVLTARAPCGGPGRPGIRSYGPRDRKRDRYDAFCFTSELSGQVFFVPGRLTLSEAHAACRRRGAVVAKVGHLYAAWKFSGLDQCDGGWLADGSVRFPITTPRPRCGGLPDPGVRSFGFPRPQQAAYGTYCYSE, encoded by the exons ATGCAAGGCAGGATCAGTCTCCCCACTCTCTGCCACTTCCTTCTCCCTTGGGCCTTCACCACCTTCCACAGAGCCCTGGGGGACTCAG CGCCCCACCCTGGCCCCCACTACCTCCTGCCCCCCATCCACGAGGTCATTCACTCTCGTCGTGGGGCCACGACCACGCTGCCCTGCGTCCTGGGCGCCCCGCCTCCCAGCTACAAGGTGCGCTGGAGCAAAGTGGAGCCGGGGGAACTCCAGGAAACGCCCATTCTCATCACCAACGGACTGCACGCCCGGGGCTACGGGCCCCTGGGGGGGCGTGCCAGGATGCGAAGGGGGCATCGGCTAGACGCCTCCCTGGTCATCGCGGGCGTGCGCCTGGAGGACGAGGGCCGGTACCGCTGTGAGCTCATCAATGGCATCGAGGACGAGAGTGTGGCGCTGACCCTTCGCCTGGAGG GTGTGGTGTTTCCGTACCAGCCCAGCCGGGGTAGGTACCAGTTCAATTACTACGAGGCGAAGCAGGCGTGCGAGGAGCAAGACGGACGCCTGGCCACCTACGCCCAGCTGTACCAGG CGTGGACCGAGGGTCTGGACTGGTGTAACGCGGGCTGGCTGCTCGAGGGTTACGTGCGCTACCCGGTGCTCACGGCGCGCGCTCCGTGCGGTGGCCCAGGTCGGCCCGGGATCCGCAGCTACGGGCCCCGCGACCGGAAGCGCGACCGCTATGACGCCTTCTGCTTTACCTCTGAGCTGTCAG GCCAAGTGTTCTTCGTGCCGGGGCGGCTGACGCTGTCTGAAGCCCACGCGGCGTGCCGGCGGCGCGGGGCCGTGGTGGCCAAGGTCGGGCACCTCTATGCAGCCTGGAAGTTCTCCGGGCTGGACCAATGCGACGGCGGCTGGCTGGCGGATGGCAGCGTGCGCTTCCCCATCACCACGCCTCGGCCGCGCTGCGGGGGCCTCCCGGATCCCGGAGTGCGCAGCTTCGGCTTCCCCAGACCCCAGCAGGCGGCCTACGGGACCTACTGCTACTCCGAATAG